A DNA window from Nitrospira sp. contains the following coding sequences:
- a CDS encoding Response regulatory domain-containing protein (MaGe:77307786) — MASSIFIVDSSPAVRRMVEQISTPEGFDVVGFQDGPAALEAARRISPALIIADYHLDNMTFSGFCKEVNKLDSLSETLLISLVNPADRPDESLLKTLGVKAFLNKPFQSEDLLDVIKNLPHKTQPQQNSTRLKRRVWPPDATSTDTDNDDAVMDQLDLSNEQKDLTMDQPQDSTIATKTAPPVLGPEEAMKGLFGQLLESMTERTEKRIADLLPQAIEKELTTRIHTAVKNELDGQLGEVLSQEQLMTIVHPLLVQELPSLIKQEMAANEALIHQAVSDVASPAIKDMLDQSVRELTEASVRKQLPDVVREHLGSIDLLVKEEIRQATLKHAPLIADDLVRATAEQTVEQAVQRIVPELAEQHIKAELTRLTAAE, encoded by the coding sequence GTGGCATCTTCCATTTTCATCGTCGATAGCAGCCCGGCCGTCAGGCGCATGGTTGAGCAAATCTCAACACCCGAAGGGTTTGACGTCGTTGGCTTTCAAGACGGTCCGGCCGCCCTCGAAGCGGCCCGGCGCATTAGTCCCGCCTTAATCATCGCCGACTACCATCTCGACAACATGACATTTTCAGGCTTCTGTAAAGAAGTGAACAAACTCGACAGTTTAAGCGAGACCCTTCTAATCTCGCTGGTTAATCCAGCCGATCGCCCTGATGAAAGCCTGCTCAAAACGCTGGGCGTGAAAGCCTTTCTGAACAAACCGTTTCAGTCGGAAGATCTTCTTGATGTCATCAAGAACCTCCCCCACAAAACGCAGCCCCAACAAAATAGCACCCGCCTCAAGCGTCGAGTCTGGCCGCCGGACGCCACATCGACCGACACGGATAATGACGACGCGGTGATGGACCAGTTAGACCTCTCCAATGAGCAGAAGGATCTCACCATGGATCAGCCTCAAGACTCGACGATCGCCACGAAAACCGCACCGCCGGTCCTCGGCCCTGAAGAAGCCATGAAAGGCCTCTTTGGACAACTATTGGAATCGATGACCGAACGGACGGAGAAACGGATTGCCGATCTGCTCCCCCAGGCCATTGAGAAAGAACTCACGACCCGTATTCACACGGCCGTAAAAAATGAATTGGATGGCCAACTGGGAGAAGTTCTTTCGCAAGAACAGCTGATGACAATTGTCCATCCGCTGCTGGTGCAAGAGCTTCCCTCATTAATCAAACAGGAAATGGCCGCAAACGAAGCGCTGATCCATCAGGCCGTCTCCGATGTTGCGAGCCCGGCCATCAAGGATATGCTCGACCAATCTGTTCGCGAACTAACCGAGGCCAGCGTGCGCAAGCAGCTCCCGGACGTCGTGAGGGAACACCTGGGATCGATCGATCTGCTGGTCAAAGAAGAAATCAGGCAGGCAACTCTCAAGCACGCTCCGCTCATCGCCGACGACCTCGTCCGGGCAACTGCGGAACAGACCGTCGAACAGGCGGTGCAACGAATCGTTCCTGAACTCGCGGAACAGCACATCAAAGCGGAACTCACCCGTCTCACAGCAGCGGAGTAG